The DNA segment gagaaaaccgatcaGGTCGGTATCACTAGTATCACTAATCCATATTTCTAAACCATTATTTGAAACTGGAGAGAGTTCAACTAAGGCTTGGCTAAACAGGCATTCTTTCTAAAAATTTGCCTTACCTAAGTTTTCTAAATTCAAGTTCATCCtcaataaaaagaaaattccTAATTACTGAGAAAACTGATCGTATCACCATAGTTCTTATTGATCGTTATTTGAAACTGGAAAGGTTTCAACTAGGCCAAACAGGCATTCTTTATGAAAATTTTCCTTccctatattttcaaaattcaatttcatcccTCTATAGTGAAAATTCGTAATCACTGAGTAAACGGATCGCTATTTAGAACTGGAAATGTTTCGACTAGGCTAAACAGGCAATCTTTAACAAAATCCTTACCTATgcttttcaaattcaagttcATCCCTCACTAGAAAAATATCGTAATAATACTTGATTAAACTAATACCATATCTGATATATTATCACCAGTCCATATTCAATTTCTTATTGATCGTTATTTGGAACTGGAAAGGTTTCAACTATGCTGAACAGGCATTCATCTCTTCCAAGTAGAATgtaaacaatatttttcttgaaaaatataacaagCCTAGAGTTATATAACAATCCAAGGCTGTGAAGCACTACAGGCACGGTGTATCCTATTTCGGAAATGATTTGAACTAGTTAAAGCCTTTCAGGGCTGCTTCTAATCTGTTAATTCTTTTCGAGATATTATATTTGTGTTGGGGAAATAATTGTAACAAAGTTTAACAAATGAAGAGTGAGCCAATGTATAATATTTACCTACTTATGAGTTGATTGAAAAGAGGTAGTATTTTAATGAAAAGTTGGAGTTCATCATGATGATCAAGCAACTAATAAGTAGGTAAATACATGTATAATACATTGGGCCCACTCTAAATTTTTGTTACATTACATTGAACAGAGTGCTAATGAAAAGTTGGAGTTGATTACGTAATATTGATTACCTCTGAATTCCTAATAGATGGCGACTTTTCTAGTTTCGGTCTATCCTTTGACTGAGTGGAGGAGGGTTTCGATGTGACCGTCGCTGCAGGTTTCTCGGTCACTGAGTTTTGATTTAGTTTGGGGTCGACGGGATACGACGCGTCAGTCAACGGATCCAGCAGGTTGTCGGTCGGGGTGATGGTTTCGGTGTCGCTGACGGATCGCTCCATCCTGACTGACTCGGGACTCGACTTGGACGTTTGTATGGCTGACTCGAATGAGGCCTCGGAGCCGGCACTGTCAGGTGGAGGCCGACCGTCAGACACGGAGCCTTCCGGAGACTGACACACCGGCGTCCTGTAGTCGTCGCCGCTCAGGTCACCTGACTCCTCCGACGTCTTTGGTACAGACAGGTCGTCGCGACGCTTCTTCTCCGCCTCCTCCAGCTCCTGCCGCAGATCGACTGCAGCCGCCGTCTGCTCCTTGATGTCAGGCGTCGTCGACCTCCGACCGTCGCCGTTCTCCTCTCTCGACTTTCCCTTCAGCTTCGGAACGATCTTATCTAAGCTCAAGCGGCGCACCATCGATGCCGCCTTCGACGAAGAGCCCTTGTTCTCCGGACTACCTTCGCCTGCCTCCGACTTCCCAATCGTCTTAGTTTTTGTCAAAGcattcttcttccccttcttgcCGCCTTTCTTTGCTGTCGTCGTTGTTGTACTAGTTACCGGTTCATCCTCTCCCCCTTTCTCAACCTCCTTATTCTTCGAACTCATACTGAATGTCCTTTTTAAACTGAATCTGATCAAAGACGaaagttttgttttgtttttcctATCAAGTGAATTTGTTTTCAACTTTATGTCGTTTAATTCGCAATAAGATTTACTGGGCTTGGAACTTTCAGACATTCCCACTTGTACGTGACTGTGACATTGAAGTCaatctattcatttttccaaatcAGCTATTGAGAATAAGCCTGAATAAATTTACGGGGTCTTGAAGGTTTAGTGAGTTCCAATGTGTATTCAAAAACGAAGAACTTC comes from the Nilaparvata lugens isolate BPH chromosome 1, ASM1435652v1, whole genome shotgun sequence genome and includes:
- the LOC111056459 gene encoding ras and EF-hand domain-containing protein, translated to MSESSKPSKSYCELNDIKLKTNSLDRKNKTKLSSLIRFSLKRTFSMSSKNKEVEKGGEDEPVTSTTTTTAKKGGKKGKKNALTKTKTIGKSEAGEGSPENKGSSSKAASMVRRLSLDKIVPKLKGKSREENGDGRRSTTPDIKEQTAAAVDLRQELEEAEKKRRDDLSVPKTSEESGDLSGDDYRTPVCQSPEGSVSDGRPPPDSAGSEASFESAIQTSKSSPESVRMERSVSDTETITPTDNLLDPLTDASYPVDPKLNQNSVTEKPAATVTSKPSSTQSKDRPKLEKSPSIRNSETQQALSDRRESLFKILVIGELGAGKTSIIKRYVHEFFSQNYRATIGVDFALKVLNWDQNTVVRLQLWDIAGQERFGNMTRVYYKEAVGALIVFDVTRAATFDAVLKWKQDLDSKVQLPDGSPIPCILLANKCDQPKEGIVNDKEKMNEYCKQNNFSDWFETSAKENINIDNAAKCLVEKILQNEKFNQKGDSQKDGNRVSLGGRGQAELQDGKKKFCC